In one Limosilactobacillus oris genomic region, the following are encoded:
- a CDS encoding SDR family oxidoreductase, giving the protein MTKQVLILGATGQIAGHAITALLDETDAHLLLFTRHPQHLTVTDEARETVIKGDTLDLTSLDAAVAQADVVYANLRNPEIEQQAKNIVAAMDKNKVKQLVWISSIGIYDEVPGKFGEWNNEMLGGGQEDSYLGTYRKAADVISASDLDYTIIRPAWLTNKDEVEYETTERGETFKGTEVSRKSIGTLVAAIIAAPAKYARKDLGVNKPHTDGDKPAWY; this is encoded by the coding sequence ATGACGAAACAAGTTTTGATTCTTGGTGCGACTGGACAAATCGCGGGCCACGCAATTACGGCCCTGCTGGACGAAACGGATGCCCACCTGCTGCTTTTCACCCGTCATCCGCAACACCTGACCGTCACGGATGAAGCACGGGAAACCGTTATTAAGGGTGATACCCTGGATCTCACGAGCCTAGATGCAGCCGTGGCACAAGCGGACGTGGTATACGCTAACTTACGTAATCCGGAGATTGAGCAGCAGGCGAAGAACATCGTGGCGGCGATGGATAAGAATAAGGTCAAGCAGCTCGTCTGGATTTCTTCGATTGGAATTTATGACGAGGTCCCGGGCAAGTTTGGCGAGTGGAATAACGAAATGCTGGGTGGCGGCCAGGAAGACAGCTACCTGGGAACTTACCGGAAGGCTGCGGATGTAATTTCCGCCTCTGACCTGGACTACACGATTATTCGCCCAGCCTGGTTGACCAATAAGGACGAGGTGGAGTACGAAACGACCGAACGGGGTGAGACTTTCAAGGGAACCGAGGTTTCGCGGAAGTCGATCGGTACTTTGGTGGCGGCCATCATCGCGGCTCCCGCAAAGTACGCCCGCAAGGATTTAGGGGTGAACAAGCCCCACACTGACGGTGATAAGCCGGCCTGGTACTAG
- a CDS encoding alpha/beta hydrolase, which yields MEVEIKREGRTLRGLLEGTATLHNDHVAILMHGFMGDRGNYQGKLLYDLSHALNDAGIPTLRFDFAGCGESDGNFAEMTVLSELLDGMAIIDYARTTLGAKKIDLVGHSQGGVVASMLAGYYRDVIAKLVLLAPAATLKDDALKGEFQGSKYDPNQIPLTVPVHGQAVSGQYFRTAQLLPIYETAQHFAGPTLIVHGEDDQVVSPEAARKYNVIFPQSKLYLMPGEGHLLEGPKLAEILQTVTTFLQDKE from the coding sequence ATGGAAGTTGAAATCAAACGGGAAGGCCGCACCCTCCGTGGCCTCTTGGAGGGAACGGCGACCCTCCATAATGATCACGTGGCAATCTTAATGCACGGCTTTATGGGCGACCGGGGCAATTACCAGGGAAAACTGCTCTATGATTTGTCGCACGCGCTGAATGACGCTGGTATTCCGACTCTGCGCTTTGATTTTGCCGGCTGCGGGGAAAGTGACGGCAATTTTGCTGAAATGACGGTGCTGAGTGAGCTGCTGGACGGGATGGCAATCATTGACTATGCCCGGACCACGCTCGGCGCAAAGAAAATTGACCTGGTGGGACATTCCCAAGGTGGTGTGGTGGCTTCGATGCTGGCTGGCTACTACCGTGACGTAATTGCCAAGCTTGTCCTACTGGCACCCGCGGCAACGCTCAAGGACGATGCCCTCAAGGGGGAATTTCAGGGAAGCAAGTACGACCCGAACCAGATTCCGCTGACGGTGCCGGTTCACGGCCAGGCGGTCAGTGGTCAGTATTTCCGGACTGCCCAGTTGCTGCCGATTTACGAGACGGCCCAGCACTTTGCCGGCCCGACCCTCATTGTTCACGGTGAGGATGACCAGGTCGTTTCCCCAGAGGCGGCGCGCAAGTACAACGTGATTTTCCCACAGAGCAAGCTCTACCTCATGCCGGGAGAAGGTCACCTCCTGGAGGGGCCGAAGCTCGCTGAGATTTTACAGACCGTCACAACTTTTTTGCAGGATAAGGAGTAA
- a CDS encoding hydroxyacid dehydrogenase, with protein MKIVIADYAGSMMPSHELEKQVLSAGLPGCQICTYPYHDDQRADFLQLVHDADALLTAFIKIDEEVLAAAPRLKVVSINATGYDNVDLAAARRHGVAVCPVGEYCTADVAEFTITTMLALVCNLKVYLTDVDVHQQWRYDYAQPNRRLSNLTLGIFGLGKIGRAVATRAAALGMRVLAVDPFISQKDYAKVDDRAQLVPAATLFQQADIISNHMNLNDSNYHFFTADRFKQMVKHPYFINMARGAEVDEPALVAALDSGQLKGAALDVLATEFPDLTTNPLVGRDNVLVTPHAAFYSSDSLTALQRISCQNIVDYLTGHPEKVFKLVVNPKEDSHDYPS; from the coding sequence ATGAAAATTGTAATTGCCGACTACGCGGGGTCAATGATGCCCAGCCACGAACTAGAAAAGCAGGTCTTATCAGCCGGGCTGCCAGGCTGTCAAATTTGTACCTATCCCTATCACGATGACCAGCGGGCCGACTTTCTCCAGCTCGTCCACGATGCCGATGCACTGCTGACTGCCTTTATCAAAATCGACGAGGAGGTGTTAGCGGCAGCGCCACGGCTTAAAGTGGTCTCAATCAACGCTACCGGCTACGACAACGTAGATCTAGCAGCGGCCCGCCGCCACGGAGTTGCCGTTTGTCCTGTCGGTGAATACTGCACGGCGGACGTCGCGGAGTTCACCATTACAACAATGCTGGCCCTGGTCTGCAATCTCAAGGTATATCTAACCGACGTCGATGTTCACCAGCAGTGGCGTTACGACTATGCCCAGCCTAACCGGCGCCTTAGTAATCTGACCCTGGGAATTTTTGGTCTGGGAAAGATTGGCCGGGCAGTGGCAACCCGGGCCGCAGCGCTGGGAATGCGGGTGCTGGCAGTGGACCCTTTTATCAGCCAGAAGGACTACGCTAAGGTTGATGACCGGGCCCAGTTGGTTCCCGCGGCCACCCTCTTCCAGCAGGCCGACATTATCAGCAACCACATGAACCTCAACGATAGCAACTACCACTTCTTTACCGCCGACCGGTTTAAGCAGATGGTCAAGCACCCCTACTTTATTAACATGGCCCGGGGTGCTGAAGTGGACGAACCCGCCCTGGTGGCTGCCCTCGACAGTGGGCAGCTAAAGGGTGCGGCTCTTGACGTGCTGGCGACTGAATTCCCCGACCTGACCACTAATCCCCTAGTTGGCCGTGACAACGTCCTGGTCACCCCACACGCGGCCTTTTACAGCAGTGACTCCCTAACTGCTTTACAGAGAATTTCCTGTCAAAACATTGTCGACTACCTCACCGGGCACCCCGAAAAGGTCTTTAAACTCGTTGTTAATCCAAAGGAGGATTCACATGACTATCCCAGCTAA
- a CDS encoding Dps family protein: protein MKYTATKETLNQLVADLSQMAMVIHQTHWYMRGTNFLKLHPLMDDFMDEINDQLDVISERLLALDGHPFSTLAEMAANTKIKDWPGNFDKTTPERLAHLVDGYRYLAALYQHGIEVSDTEKDYSTQDIFIGFKTAIEKKIWMLQAELDQAPEIDA, encoded by the coding sequence ATGAAGTACACTGCTACCAAAGAGACGTTGAACCAACTTGTTGCCGATCTTAGCCAGATGGCGATGGTGATCCACCAGACCCATTGGTACATGCGGGGCACCAATTTCTTGAAGTTGCACCCGTTGATGGATGACTTTATGGATGAAATCAATGACCAATTGGATGTTATTTCTGAACGGCTGCTGGCCCTTGATGGACACCCGTTTTCGACGCTTGCGGAAATGGCTGCTAATACAAAGATTAAAGATTGGCCGGGTAACTTTGACAAGACTACTCCAGAGCGGTTAGCTCATCTGGTAGACGGCTACCGTTACCTAGCCGCTTTATACCAGCACGGAATTGAAGTGTCCGACACCGAGAAAGATTACTCCACCCAAGATATTTTCATTGGCTTTAAGACCGCGATTGAAAAGAAAATTTGGATGTTGCAGGCTGAATTAGATCAGGCCCCAGAAATTGATGCGTAG
- the asd gene encoding aspartate-semialdehyde dehydrogenase, whose translation MGEQLKVGVIGATGMVGQRFVTLLANHPWFKVTVVAASKHSAGQKYGDAVKDRWKMGETPIPERVKDLTILDAEDVAAVASQVDFVFSAVHMDKDAIRQLEDEYAKHETPVVSNNSAHRWTPDVPMVVPEINPDHTEVIKYQRERLGTQRGFVAVKPNCSIQSYTPALAAWKQFEPTQVLACTYQAISGAGKTLEGAPEIQGNVIPYIPGEEKKSEDEPLKIWGHVDDEKKAIVPAESPVITSQCLRVPVLYGHTVAAFVNFKQDPTKEELIKALEDYSGEPQRLDLPSAPKQFIQYLDDDFRPQVRYDVNFEHGMGISIGRLRSDKLFDWKFIGLSHNTARGAAGGAIELAELLKAQGYLTAK comes from the coding sequence ATGGGTGAGCAATTAAAGGTTGGTGTAATTGGCGCGACTGGAATGGTTGGCCAACGGTTTGTGACGTTATTGGCGAACCACCCCTGGTTCAAGGTAACGGTGGTGGCAGCCAGCAAGCACAGCGCCGGGCAAAAGTACGGGGACGCCGTCAAGGATCGCTGGAAGATGGGGGAGACGCCGATTCCAGAAAGGGTCAAGGACCTGACGATCTTGGATGCGGAGGATGTTGCTGCGGTTGCTTCCCAAGTCGACTTTGTCTTTTCCGCAGTTCATATGGACAAGGATGCTATTCGCCAGCTAGAAGACGAGTATGCAAAGCACGAAACGCCAGTCGTTTCCAACAACAGTGCCCACCGGTGGACGCCGGACGTGCCGATGGTGGTTCCAGAGATCAACCCGGACCACACGGAGGTAATCAAGTACCAGCGCGAACGGCTCGGCACCCAGCGCGGTTTCGTAGCCGTCAAGCCGAACTGCTCCATCCAGAGTTACACCCCGGCGCTGGCTGCCTGGAAGCAGTTTGAACCAACCCAGGTCCTGGCCTGCACCTACCAGGCAATTTCTGGCGCCGGCAAGACCTTAGAGGGCGCACCGGAAATTCAGGGGAACGTGATTCCGTATATTCCGGGTGAGGAAAAGAAGTCTGAGGACGAACCCCTCAAGATTTGGGGTCACGTTGATGATGAGAAAAAGGCGATTGTCCCGGCCGAATCACCGGTGATTACGAGTCAGTGTCTCCGTGTGCCGGTCCTGTACGGACACACGGTCGCAGCCTTCGTTAACTTCAAGCAGGACCCGACGAAGGAAGAACTGATCAAGGCGCTAGAAGACTACAGTGGTGAACCACAACGGCTGGATTTGCCGAGCGCGCCTAAGCAGTTTATCCAGTACCTGGATGACGACTTCCGGCCCCAGGTCCGCTACGACGTCAACTTTGAACACGGGATGGGGATTTCCATTGGCCGTCTCCGGTCAGACAAGCTCTTTGACTGGAAGTTTATTGGCCTGTCCCACAACACCGCCCGGGGGGCCGCTGGCGGGGCGATTGAACTCGCTGAATTGCTTAAAGCTCAGGGTTACCTAACAGCTAAATAG